One part of the Lycium ferocissimum isolate CSIRO_LF1 chromosome 8, AGI_CSIRO_Lferr_CH_V1, whole genome shotgun sequence genome encodes these proteins:
- the LOC132067152 gene encoding F-box/kelch-repeat protein At1g23390 — MAILLDDEAPIHGDVLETILSHVPLIYLVPASYVSKSWSRAITTSLQCFNKAKPWLIIHTQCTRSPYDISVRAYDPRSHVWIEISQPSIKYVSALRSSHSNLLYMLSPSKLSFSFDPMNITWHHVDAPRVWRTDPIVSHVGGSIIIAGGTCDFEDDPLAVEVYNTETRTWEMCESMPAILKDSAASTWLSIATTRDKLIVTEKFTGVTYCFDPKLKKWAGPYELRPDPRIFHSVIGFSNNRLILIGMIGDAENVTRLKIWKVDTESFECEELGEMPSELIKKLKSETFGVSSISVCLAGDYAYMSKSSELAEEIVGCEFINGGGVRWWSMKNEAAGDGNRSERVVFTCSVIGLGDLQRAMSLGNRKFALKL; from the coding sequence ATGGCTATTCTTCTTGATGATGAAGCCCCTATTCATGGAGATGTATTAGAGACTATTCTTTCGCACGTGCCACTTATCTACTTAGTTCCCGCTTCGTACGTGTCAAAATCATGGAGCCGAGCTATTACCACTTCTCTCCAATGCTTCAACAAGGCGAAGCCGTGGCTCATTATCCACACCCAATGCACGCGCTCACCTTATGACATATCTGTACGCGCTTACGACCCGCGTTCACACGTGTGGATCGAGATATCTCAGCCGTCCATTAAATATGTCTCCGCCCTCCGATCATCCCATTCAAATTTACTCTACATGCTTTCGCCTTCAAAGCTCTCTTTCTCATTCGACCCGATGAACATCACGTGGCATCACGTGGATGCCCCGCGCGTGTGGCGGACCGATCCAATTGTGTCTCACGTGGGTGGCTCAATCATTATAGCTGGTGGCACATGCGATTTCGAGGACGATCCTTTAGCAGTGGAAGTCTACAACACGGAGACTCGCACGTGGGAAATGTGTGAGTCAATGCCCGCGATACTCAAAGACTCTGCAGCCTCCACGTGGCTATCAATCGCCACAACCCGCGACAAACTCATCGTCACGGAGAAATTCACGGGCGTTACTTACTGTTTCGACCCGAAACTTAAGAAGTGGGCCGGGCCTTACGAGTTGAGGCCCGACCCGCGTATTTTTCACTCGGTTATTGGGTTCTCCAATAACCGTTTGATCCTAATTGGCATGATTGGAGACGCGGAAAATGTGACGAGACTTAAAATTTGGAAAGTGGACACAGAGAGTTTCGAGTGTGAGGAACTGGGGGAAATGCCTTCAGAGTTAATTAAGAAACTGAAGAGTGAAACTTTTGGAGTTTCTTCAATCAGTGTTTGTTTAGCGGGAGATTATGCGTATATGAGCAAGTCGTCGGAGTTGGCGGAGGAAATAGTGGGTTGTGAGTTCATTAACGGCGGCGGAGTACGGTGGTGGAGCATGAAAAATGAGGCTGCTGGGGACGGGAATAGATCGGAGAGAGTGGTGTTTACTTGTTCTGTTATTGGGTTAGGTGATTTGCAGCGAGCTATGTCATTGGGAAATCGGAAATTTGCTCTCAAGTTGTAA